CAGAACTATCTGCCTGAGGCGAAGAGGTCGGTAGTTGGAAACGAAATGATGGTGTCTCTGCCTACGGACCTTGCATCAAAAGAGGGGCGCGCTCACCAGCGCAGGTCTGGCAGCCTGGAGAAAATGGAGCAGCTGGAAGACGTCATCACCTGGCAGTGGTGAGAACTGTCTGGGGTCGCTCTGCTGGTAGGCGGCGTCCTCTGGTTCGCTGTCCTGAGTTGGCCGCCACGCGCGCGTTTCTGGTTGGTTGCTATGGGCTGTCCTGTGCTGGCGTTCTGGCCACTGGCACTCGCTTTTCTGGAGAACACACGGTAAACCTGGCGCCCAACCCCCGACCAAATGAGAGTTGACGGAGAATCAGGGCTTGTCCACTTCCCACTTACCCCTGGCCATTTCCCCTCAAAACAATTCGTCGAGCAGCGTGTAATACGCCAGCTTGCCCTCATTCACCAGCGCGCGGCTGTACAGATCAAGGAACATCCCGGCGTACACGTCGCCCAGTTCACTACGGACTTCGCGCCAGGCCAGGGCCAGGTCGGTGTGGCGGTCCGCGATCCCGGCGCGGCCCAGATCAATGAGGCCCTCCACGTACTCGCCGCTGACGAGGAGGTTGTCCAGGGTGGCGTCGCCGTGGGTCACCACCAGATCCTCCTGGGCGGGGCAGGTGCGAACCAGTTCGTTAAAGACGCTGACCGCGCTGCGGCCCTGGCGCTCCTCGTCAAAGTCGCTTTCATCCACCACCCCAGCCTGCACCCGTTCGCGGGCCAGCGGCAGGGCCACGGCCAGGGTGCGGGTAAACGGACAGTCACGGATGGGCAGGGCGTGCAGTTCGCGCAGGGCGCGGGCCAGCAGGGTCACCACCCGCTCCGGGTGCAGCAGGGCGTCGGGGTGACTCATGGAAATGCCAGGCACGCGCGTCATGACCAGGTACTCGGCGTCCGGGGTAACTTCAAAGCCCACCAGTTCCGGCACCGGCACCCGCCCGGCAAACCAGCGCAGCCGCTCGCGCTCCTGCTGCAAGGTGCTGCCCGCGTGCGCCTGCCGGGGCTGAACCTTGACCACAAAGCGGGTGCTGCGCCACACCGACGCGCCACTTGCTCCGCCGGTCACCCGTTCCCAGCGGGCGGCGGGCAGCGCGCGGCGCAGCGGCTCGGGCAGGGTCAGGCGCGGGGCGTCAGCGGGACTCACACGGCCCAGCATAGCGACCCTCAGGCAACCGTAAAGCTGGGCGTACCCGCCTGGCGAGGCCCTGTGGGCATCATGTCAGCGTGACCCGCCCCTCTGCCCCGCCGTCCATCCAGCCCCCAGAGGAACCCTCCAAGCGCGAGTGGTTCAGTGAGGTGATTGGCCGCACGCGCTTCGTGGTGCTGATTGCCGTCATTGCCGTGCTGCTGGTGTCGTTCAGCCTGTTTTTGCAGGGTACGCTGCTGGCCCTGGTGACCATCTGGGACTCGTGGCGCGACACCTTCGTGGAGGGCGTCGCCAGCCAGAAGGGCGACCTGGCCGTGGAGTTCCTGGAAATCGTCAGCACCATGCTCAAGGCGGTCGTGTTTTACCTGATTGGCGTGGGGCTATATTCGCTGTTCATCACGCCGCTGAACCTGACCTCGGCGCTGGGCGTGGAAAGTCTGGCCGACCTGGAACAGAAAGTCGTATCGGTCATCATCGTGATTTTAGGGGTGACCTTTCTAGAGCACTTTGTGCGCTGGCAGGAGCCGCAAGAGACGCTGTATTTTGCCGGCGCGCTGGCCCTGGCCGGCGGGGCCCTGGTGTTCTTCCAGCGGGTGCATCAGGGCACAGGCGGCGGCCTGGAGCAGCCTCAGGCCAAACTGCGCGCCCGCCAGGAACTCTTTGAACACCACACCGAGCAGCGTCACATAGATGACAAGGACGTGGAACTGGCCGAGGCCGCCACCCAGGCCAAACTGGAAGGCAAGGCCGACGCCGAGGAAGGTAGTGGGTAAAAAAGGGGGTGGGACGTGGGTTGTAGGGTGTAGGAGCAATTCAACTTTCATGGCTGGATGCCTGAGCCCTCTTGGGGTGGGCTAATAAGAGGCCTGCTAACGCCCGTCCCAAGTTTCATGGCAGGACATCCCGCTCCGCTTTGCCCCACATCTCCTGACCGGGACAAGCGGCAGCCCCTCAGAGGCGTACACTGTCCAGAATGAGGGTTGGTCTGCTTGAATCACGCGCCGCGCGGCTTCCGGGCTACTGGGCGGCGTATCTGAAAGAACTGGGGGCCACGCCTGTGACCCCCGCCGTCAGCGACGCGCAGGCACTGGAGCTGGGCCGCGAAAGCCTGCCCGGCGAGCCGGCCACCGTGCAGCTGACCCTGGGGCGCATTCTGGGCTTGACGCGGGTGGACACCGTACTCGTACCGCAGTGGGCCGCCGTCAGCGGCGACGCCTGGAGCGAGGCGCTGCCTGAACTGCTCTCGCGGCGCATCAGCGGGCTGCCCACGCTGCTGGGGGTGCCTGACCAGCCGGACGCGCTGGAAAACACAGCGGCCGAGGTGGGGCTGCGCGTGACCCAGAACGCCGGCATGGTGCGCCGCGCCCTGGAAAAGGTGCGCCCGCTGGGCCAGGACGCCCGCGCTGCGCCGCCCGTCCTCAGCCGGGGCAGCCGCGTGACGGTGGCCGTTATTGGCCCGCGCGCCCTGCTGGGCGAACACCTGCTGACCCACCCTCTGCGCGCAGCCCTGGACGAGCTGGGCCTGTACGGGGTGTTCAGCACGGACCTGAGTGTCCCCGAGGTCCTGCGCCGCGCCGAGCGGATGCCCGGCGACGCGGCGCCCGGCGACCGGGAACTGTTCGGGGCCGCCTCGTTGCTGGGCGGCAAGAGCGCCGTGCGCGGGTTCGTGCTGGCGGTGCCGGCCCGTGACGGCGCAGCGCAGGCAGCCGCCGCACGACTCGCCGCTGCCCAGCACAAACCCACCCTGACCCTGCACCTGGACGGCCAGAGCGAGTTCCCTGACCTGGCGGCTTTTCGTGACCGCGTGACTCTGGGCCGCTTTGCCCCCGACCCCATAGAGGAAGGCGGCGCATGAACCTCTGGCGCTGGCTGACCACCCCCGACCCAGAACCGGGCTTTACAACCGGCAAACTGCTGAAACTGGCGGCGCGCGTGGCGCTGTTTGCCCTGGTGGCGACCCTGGTGAGTAGCCTACTGAGCCTCACGCCGCTGGGGCCGTATCTGAATACCTGGTGGGGCAGCCTGCTCTTTGTGCTGGCGCTGTATCTTCCCCTGGCACGCTTTCTCAACGTGGACACCTTTGTGCCGCGCCGCCTGCAAGCCCGCGTGGACGCCCGCACGTCGGGGCAGACCGGCAAAGCGACCCGCACCCAGCGCCGCAAGGAACGCAACCGCTACGCGGGCGTGCGCAAAAGCGCGCCGCGCTCTGGCGGACGGCGCTGACTACCTGCCTCCTCCTATTGCCAGCCTCTGTGACGCCTGTTCACAGAGGCTGTTTGCTCTTCCCTACCCTTCTTCCAGCGGATAGGTCTGGGCCGCGCGCGCCGCCAGAAACACCAGATGCAGGTAAAAGAGGCCCACCCCCAGGAACACCAGCCAGCCGGGAAAATTGCCGATATCGGCTAAGGCAAAGGCTTCTGGGAAGGTCAGCATCCACCCCTTGGGCTGGCTGAGATCCAGTTTGGCCAGCCAGGCCAGCAGCACCGCCGCGTAAATCCACAGGTAATTGCGGCTCAGGCGCCAGCCCAGGGCGTCGGCGCGGGACATGGGGCTGCGCGGCTTAC
The Deinococcus betulae DNA segment above includes these coding regions:
- a CDS encoding APH(3') family aminoglycoside O-phosphotransferase; this encodes MSPADAPRLTLPEPLRRALPAARWERVTGGASGASVWRSTRFVVKVQPRQAHAGSTLQQERERLRWFAGRVPVPELVGFEVTPDAEYLVMTRVPGISMSHPDALLHPERVVTLLARALRELHALPIRDCPFTRTLAVALPLARERVQAGVVDESDFDEERQGRSAVSVFNELVRTCPAQEDLVVTHGDATLDNLLVSGEYVEGLIDLGRAGIADRHTDLALAWREVRSELGDVYAGMFLDLYSRALVNEGKLAYYTLLDELF
- a CDS encoding YqhA family protein, whose product is MTRPSAPPSIQPPEEPSKREWFSEVIGRTRFVVLIAVIAVLLVSFSLFLQGTLLALVTIWDSWRDTFVEGVASQKGDLAVEFLEIVSTMLKAVVFYLIGVGLYSLFITPLNLTSALGVESLADLEQKVVSVIIVILGVTFLEHFVRWQEPQETLYFAGALALAGGALVFFQRVHQGTGGGLEQPQAKLRARQELFEHHTEQRHIDDKDVELAEAATQAKLEGKADAEEGSG